The Carassius carassius chromosome 5, fCarCar2.1, whole genome shotgun sequence DNA window TTTAAAACCGAGTATGAATAAGCGCGACTTTCCACAGTAATTTGCGCTGTCTTCGTATCAGGTATCTTAAGTTAGCAGCGAGCTAGACAGCTACTGTCGAAGGTTCTTGGCCTCTCATTCAATAATCTGTCATTTCATCCACCTGTGATAATTTTAAAGACAATCATGTAATGTTTAACAGCACTTTTTAGTCATTtgcgcttctctctctctctcttccgaACACGAAAATTTCCAGCCAAAACTTCTTGGTCCGTCAGACTAAAGACACTTACTTTCCTTACTTTCGCAAGTTgagttacatttcaaaataaaagtcccagcTCTTTTGAGCTAGATAAAATTAAACGCTGCGCTGGAATTAAATAAGATTAAATGTTTAAACGCAAATAATTTTCTATATTATTTGTGGTCCAAATTTAAGTAGTATTTTCAAAACAATTAGTCTTGCACAGCTAGATTTTACTAAAAAGAGGAATAGACCTTTACTGGCGCTTGCACATTACGCAGCTTTTGACACGTGTTTCTAAAGATGGCAACTTGCGTGCATGCATAGCACCACAGTGCTTTTAGAGCTTCTTTATGTTTCATAGTGCAGAACACTGAATAATAAGGTGATTTGACATTGCAGGTTTGTTCACACGGTATAAAGATATATTCGAATTATCTTCGCTTGCGATTTGTTTGGCATTTAACTGTGTTAAAAATGTAGTCTGTTTTTTAGCCTTTTAGTGTCCATGAGTTGACATAAACATGTCAGCTCACTTTTTAATATGACTTGTACATCCGTATGTATTGTGGATCTTAGATGCTGTAACTGGTAACTAttccatttgtttttttaatggtcCTGTATTGTGGGAAATTAAGTAGTAAAGTAGAAATACACAATTACACCATAGCACATTGCAGAACACTGCTGAAACGGATTTACTGAAAATTAAGATCAGCTATTTgaatacaaaattaaatgtatacttttaagaCTAATAATATGTTCCTTTGGCCTTTGATGCAGGACAAAATGACAGACGTTGCTCTTGACAAGACTGATCCAGCTAGTTTATTACCCAGCACAGAGAAAGAACCAGATGACATAATAGAAGAGAAAATCCAAGAGAATCCTCCAGCAACAGATGCAGAAGGAGAGGGTACAGCAGGTGGTGTGTACCGTTACATCAAAGGAGATCTCTTTACTtcggagatctttaaagttgaGATTCAAAACTTGCCCAAGTACATTGGTTTTAATGACCTGAAGAAGTTCCTTAACAAGCATGGGATCAATCCTCACAAAATCAAGCTGTTTAGCAAACAGATGTTTGCCTTTGTCACTTTTAAGAATCAGGAGGAAAGGGACAAGGCCATGAAGGCAGTGCATGGCATGCAGTGGAAGAGTAAAGTGCTGAGTGTACGGCTGGCCAAGCCCAAAGCTGATCCCATCCTCAAGAAGAGGAGGCAAGAAGAGGAAGCGGAAGGTGGACAGCCTGGTGCAAAACGTGCAGCCGGTAGCCAGGCGGGagaggaagatgaagaagagcCTCTCAATATCCAGATTGCCAATGCTGTGACACCCTTGTGGAACGTGCCTTATGAAGAACAGCTGAAAAGGAAAGAGAAAGAAGTTGAAGGTGTTCTCCAGAAACTGACCAGGTATTTTCTGATGGGTCCGGTGACATGCGTATGCATGGATGGCTTCCAGATGTTTCTTTTATAAACAGCAAAAACAGATAAATTGCATGACACTGTCACACATTCATACATAAGCTTTTAGTAGTATAGCAAAAGCTGGTCAGTAAAGTTTTCCTTCAATATAACTAGCCTCCTTGGTACTTGTTCTCAGAGAAATTGGCAACAACAACAAAGCCATGCTTCCCTGGTTGTTTGTTCAAAAAGAGAAGTACAACAAAATGTGCTGCCCACTCGAGGCCATACAACCATCACCTGTGCAGGTAAATCATCTGTGCTCACGTACATTATTCTAATCACAGTCACACTTTAATGAACTCTCAAAATAAATATCTTGAAGTATGTGAAggcttgaataaaaaataaatggatgCATCATAAATACGTTTGTTTAATACAGTCTGAATGGGATTTGTCATTGTCTAATAAAGAATTTGTCCTTGCAGATGGAGTACAGGAATAAGTGTGAGTTTGTGATTGGAGTGGGAGCAGATGGAGAGGATAAGACAGTGGGCTTTCGTTTAGGCAAGTATAAAGGAGGATCCTGTGCAGTAGTAAGTCCATCAGAAACCACCCATGTATCTTCTGAGGCCAAGAGGGTTGTGCAGGGCTTCCAGCAGTTCATCAGGTAAATGAAATCATTCAACTGTTGATTATGCCTAATGTGCATCCAAATCTAACCATATTTATGAAGTCAAattagatg harbors:
- the LOC132141449 gene encoding tRNA (uracil-5-)-methyltransferase homolog A-like, encoding MTDVALDKTDPASLLPSTEKEPDDIIEEKIQENPPATDAEGEGTAGGVYRYIKGDLFTSEIFKVEIQNLPKYIGFNDLKKFLNKHGINPHKIKLFSKQMFAFVTFKNQEERDKAMKAVHGMQWKSKVLSVRLAKPKADPILKKRRQEEEAEGGQPGAKRAAGSQAGEEDEEEPLNIQIANAVTPLWNVPYEEQLKRKEKEVEGVLQKLTREIGNNNKAMLPWLFVQKEKYNKMCCPLEAIQPSPVQMEYRNKCEFVIGVGADGEDKTVGFRLGKYKGGSCAVVSPSETTHVSSEAKRVVQGFQQFIRSTPYAVYSPETYEGHWRQLTVRTSRIKQTMAIVFFNPQKLQEEEIGQLKRNLRQHFTEGEGKESAITSLYFVRMGQRTSAGTDDLPCEHVTGEEWIHQELLGLKFRISPHSFFQTNTPAAEVLYSTVGEWAQLDQDSTVLDVCCGTGTIGISLAKRVKKVIGIELCQEAVEDAKANAKANGLTNVEFHCGKAEDVFPTVLNAVTSPNVTAIVDPPRAGLHSKVILAIRRAEHLKRLIYVACNAKAAMNNFIDLCRAVSNRVRGTPFRPVRAMAVDLFPQTMHCETILLFERVDYSSETQTTET